Proteins from a genomic interval of Nocardia sp. BMG51109:
- a CDS encoding nuclear transport factor 2 family protein — translation MTVGAEPARRWTPQDPREFVAAAQRITNSRDVEAVRSIFAPDAAWTIVIDGVVLSANGIDEIVRRWQLMARFLRSRNLIVAKRLITADERTLVNEWTSGPSAMP, via the coding sequence ATGACTGTCGGAGCCGAACCGGCGAGACGGTGGACGCCGCAGGATCCTCGGGAGTTCGTCGCAGCAGCGCAGCGCATCACCAACAGCAGGGATGTCGAGGCGGTGCGGAGCATCTTCGCGCCGGACGCGGCCTGGACGATCGTCATCGACGGTGTCGTGCTGTCCGCGAACGGTATCGACGAGATCGTCCGGCGCTGGCAACTGATGGCCCGGTTCCTGCGGTCCCGCAACCTGATCGTGGCCAAGCGGCTGATCACGGCGGATGAGCGAACGCTGGTGAACGAGTGGACGAGCGGTCCGTCCGCAATGCCGTGA
- a CDS encoding helix-turn-helix domain-containing protein has product MTKRSYNQYCAIAAALDVLGERWTLLIVRNLLLGPQRFSDLLNELPGIGTGLLTERLKHLERTGVIARTTLPPPAASTVYQLTPTGDDLRPILIGLGRWGMAQLGDPDDRYIAPDLLALGLQARFDPTRASGADGTYELRIDDRAYRVDIDQADITVRATSTENPRATIATDTATLVDLNTGTRTLADALAHESLTIAGDPTALPALAGAFALADPAAT; this is encoded by the coding sequence ATGACCAAGCGTTCCTACAACCAGTACTGCGCGATCGCGGCGGCACTCGATGTGCTCGGTGAGCGCTGGACGCTGCTGATCGTGCGGAATCTCCTGCTCGGCCCGCAGCGGTTCAGCGACCTGTTGAACGAGCTCCCCGGCATCGGAACCGGGCTGCTCACCGAGCGTTTGAAACACCTCGAACGGACCGGCGTCATCGCCAGAACCACGCTCCCGCCTCCGGCCGCGTCGACCGTCTACCAGCTCACACCCACCGGAGACGACCTGCGACCGATACTGATCGGGCTCGGCCGCTGGGGGATGGCACAGCTCGGCGACCCCGACGACCGGTACATCGCCCCGGATCTGCTGGCCCTCGGCCTCCAGGCCCGCTTCGACCCCACCCGCGCGTCCGGCGCCGACGGCACCTACGAACTACGCATCGACGACCGCGCCTACCGCGTCGACATCGACCAGGCCGACATCACCGTGCGCGCCACCAGCACCGAAAACCCACGCGCGACCATCGCCACCGACACCGCTACCCTGGTCGACCTCAACACCGGCACCCGCACCCTCGCCGACGCCCTCGCCCACGAATCCCTCACCATCGCAGGCGATCCCACCGCCCTCCCCGCCCTGGCCGGCGCATTCGCACTGGCCGATCCCGCCGCGACCTGA
- a CDS encoding HEAT repeat domain-containing protein, with protein sequence MTPEDKRIILELVHAPGKPPSATQEDILQHFGTRDGKTLGLKLLRNATERRDAADIEYAMIVSSVFGFDLDHLDLLRQLSTSDWHYKHEDVVSALGELKTPAAVDALYNATQWIPEYLEFDDSRALATKAIWALGGTPGPEAEQALNRLLESDDEILRESSEKQLERRRNKK encoded by the coding sequence ATGACCCCGGAGGACAAGCGCATTATATTAGAACTCGTTCATGCGCCAGGAAAGCCGCCGTCGGCTACGCAGGAAGATATTCTTCAGCACTTCGGAACGAGAGACGGAAAGACTCTCGGCCTAAAGCTTCTCCGGAATGCCACGGAACGTCGCGATGCTGCAGATATCGAGTATGCCATGATTGTGTCCAGCGTGTTTGGATTCGATCTCGACCATCTCGATCTACTGCGCCAACTCTCCACATCAGATTGGCATTACAAACACGAAGATGTGGTATCAGCACTAGGGGAGCTAAAGACACCAGCGGCCGTAGATGCCCTGTACAACGCCACGCAGTGGATTCCAGAATATCTTGAGTTCGACGATAGCCGCGCCCTGGCCACGAAAGCAATATGGGCGCTCGGAGGAACACCAGGACCAGAGGCTGAGCAAGCGTTGAATCGACTGCTTGAATCGGACGATGAGATCTTGAGAGAAAGTTCCGAAAAGCAGCTCGAACGAAGGCGAAACAAGAAATGA
- a CDS encoding DUF4291 domain-containing protein has translation MDVPYRQIRAHFDDDAITVYQAYRAEIAISAAKNGKFPPAFKRERMTWIKPSFLWMMYRSGWAKKPGQEHVLAISIIREGFEWALWNSAFAHFDPAVHADDAQWKASLSAPVRIQWDPERNTKFSPLPHRSLQVGLSGEAVRRYCDEWIVGIEDVTGLAHEIDGLVTSGDTEKAYEILPKENPYPVSKELAAHLGISGG, from the coding sequence ATGGACGTTCCCTACAGACAGATCCGAGCCCACTTCGACGATGATGCGATCACCGTCTACCAGGCCTACCGTGCCGAGATCGCGATTTCAGCGGCGAAGAACGGAAAGTTTCCTCCGGCCTTCAAGAGGGAGCGGATGACCTGGATCAAACCCTCGTTCCTCTGGATGATGTACCGCTCCGGTTGGGCCAAGAAGCCTGGCCAGGAACATGTCCTGGCAATATCGATCATCCGAGAAGGGTTCGAGTGGGCCTTGTGGAATTCAGCCTTCGCACATTTCGACCCCGCCGTACATGCGGACGACGCCCAGTGGAAGGCCAGCCTGTCGGCACCCGTACGCATTCAGTGGGACCCGGAACGTAACACCAAATTCAGCCCGCTACCACACCGCTCCCTACAGGTAGGCCTGTCGGGCGAGGCCGTCCGCCGCTACTGCGACGAGTGGATAGTCGGCATCGAAGACGTTACTGGTCTGGCGCACGAGATAGATGGGCTGGTCACTTCTGGTGATACCGAGAAAGCGTACGAAATCCTTCCGAAGGAGAACCCGTATCCGGTCTCGAAAGAGTTGGCTGCGCATCTGGGTATATCCGGCGGATAG
- a CDS encoding MerR family transcriptional regulator, producing MRIGELSSRTGVSVRSLRYYEEQGLLTSTRSPSGQRHYTPADIDRVAFLQRLYAAGLSSRTIAELLPCVDSPSEENSDAALHRMTQERDRLSTHITDLIHTRNALDDLITANREHRKGFRCRAVG from the coding sequence ATGCGCATCGGCGAACTGTCGTCCCGCACGGGAGTAAGCGTCCGCTCCCTGCGCTACTACGAGGAACAGGGCCTACTCACCAGCACCCGAAGCCCGAGCGGCCAACGCCACTACACCCCGGCCGACATCGACCGAGTAGCCTTCCTCCAACGCCTCTACGCCGCCGGCCTCTCCAGCCGCACCATCGCCGAACTCCTCCCGTGCGTAGATTCCCCCTCCGAAGAAAACTCCGACGCCGCCCTACACCGAATGACCCAGGAACGAGACCGCCTGTCGACCCACATCACCGACCTCATCCACACCCGAAACGCCCTGGACGACCTGATAACCGCCAACCGCGAACACCGAAAGGGTTTTCGGTGCCGGGCTGTCGGCTGA
- a CDS encoding alkene reductase: protein MATLFDSYRLGGLTVPNRVVMAPMSRVRADDGGLATPSMATYYAQRATAGLIVTEGAQPSLIGQSNPGTPGLHTEAQVVAWRQVTEAVHTNGGRLFAQIMHGGRVSHPETTGMQPVGPSAVPAVGDVFTPAGPKPVPVPRALDTEEVPEHARSYADAARRAVEAGFDGVELHGANGYLISQFLSSNANLRTDRYGGSIANRIRFAVEAVTATVEAVGGARTGIRLSPGGGFWGVRETDAAELNTALLDELARLDLAYIHLEATTDDDVLLGLRKAWPGTLVMNPVFPMGPKQTGHTDADRWLGLGADLISFGRAFIANPDLVERLRNSLPIAPVDEATYYQGSDTGYLTYPAYQYTA, encoded by the coding sequence GTGGCAACACTTTTCGACAGCTATCGGCTCGGCGGCCTGACGGTGCCCAATCGGGTGGTGATGGCGCCGATGTCGCGGGTTCGGGCCGACGACGGAGGACTGGCGACGCCCTCGATGGCGACCTACTACGCGCAGCGGGCGACGGCCGGGCTGATCGTGACCGAGGGGGCGCAGCCGAGCCTCATCGGGCAGTCCAATCCGGGGACGCCGGGGCTGCATACCGAGGCGCAGGTCGTCGCCTGGAGGCAGGTGACCGAGGCCGTACATACCAACGGCGGGCGGCTGTTCGCGCAGATCATGCATGGTGGACGGGTTTCGCATCCCGAGACGACCGGGATGCAACCGGTCGGGCCGTCCGCGGTGCCGGCCGTCGGCGATGTGTTCACGCCGGCCGGGCCGAAGCCGGTGCCCGTGCCGCGCGCCTTGGATACCGAGGAGGTGCCCGAGCATGCGCGGTCGTATGCCGATGCCGCCCGCCGGGCCGTCGAGGCCGGCTTCGACGGCGTGGAGTTGCACGGGGCCAACGGCTACCTGATCTCCCAGTTCCTGTCCTCGAACGCCAATCTGCGCACCGACCGTTACGGCGGCTCGATCGCCAATCGGATCCGGTTCGCCGTCGAAGCCGTGACCGCGACCGTCGAGGCCGTCGGCGGGGCAAGGACCGGTATCCGCCTCTCCCCCGGCGGCGGGTTCTGGGGCGTGCGGGAAACCGACGCCGCCGAGTTGAATACCGCGCTCCTGGACGAGCTGGCCCGCCTCGACCTCGCCTACATCCACCTCGAGGCCACCACGGACGACGACGTGCTGCTGGGCCTGCGCAAGGCGTGGCCGGGCACGCTCGTCATGAACCCGGTATTTCCCATGGGCCCCAAGCAAACCGGGCACACCGACGCCGACCGATGGCTCGGGCTGGGCGCCGACCTCATCAGCTTCGGCCGCGCCTTCATCGCCAACCCCGACCTCGTCGAGCGGCTGCGCAACTCGCTACCGATCGCTCCGGTCGACGAGGCCACCTACTACCAGGGCAGTGACACCGGCTATCTCACCTATCCGGCCTATCAGTACACGGCCTGA
- a CDS encoding LLM class flavin-dependent oxidoreductase: MSVPLSVLDLSPVSAGSTAQQAIRNSIDLARHVEGWGYRRYWLAEHHFVQVASSATSTLIALVAAATETIRVGSAAVQLGHHTPASVVESFGTIDALYPGRLDLGLGRSAQRVAQLRSAGVPPVRTPERPTEVREGVVIPPPFKPGQQLDTTRLAASFEALLFPGAESVDYSGQVEEIRALLDGSYRTADDVALHAVPGEGADVELWLFGSSGGESAQLAGRLGLPFAANYHVSPGTVLETVAAYRGSFVPSERYPAPYLVVSADVVVAEDDATARHLASTYGHWVYSIRSGAGAAAYEDPDTAVPLTEQQQRLVHDRITTQFVGGPDTVAERLSALQQLTGADELVVTSVTHRHEDRLTSHRLLAREWGLSHVRAA, translated from the coding sequence ATGAGCGTTCCACTCTCGGTGCTGGACCTGTCGCCCGTCAGCGCGGGATCGACCGCGCAGCAGGCGATTCGCAACAGTATCGACCTCGCGCGGCATGTGGAGGGCTGGGGATATCGGCGCTACTGGCTGGCCGAACATCACTTCGTGCAGGTGGCGAGTTCCGCCACGTCGACGCTCATCGCACTGGTCGCGGCGGCCACCGAGACGATCCGGGTGGGCTCGGCCGCAGTGCAATTGGGGCATCACACCCCGGCCTCGGTGGTGGAGTCGTTCGGCACGATCGATGCGCTGTATCCGGGCCGGTTGGATCTCGGGCTCGGGCGTTCGGCACAACGCGTGGCCCAGCTGCGGTCGGCCGGGGTGCCGCCGGTGCGGACGCCCGAACGCCCCACCGAGGTGCGGGAAGGCGTGGTGATCCCGCCGCCGTTCAAGCCCGGTCAGCAGCTCGACACCACGCGGCTGGCGGCCTCGTTCGAGGCGCTGCTGTTCCCCGGCGCGGAATCCGTCGACTACTCGGGGCAGGTCGAGGAGATCCGCGCCCTGCTCGACGGCAGCTACCGGACCGCGGACGACGTTGCGCTGCATGCCGTTCCGGGCGAGGGCGCCGATGTCGAGCTGTGGTTGTTCGGATCGAGCGGCGGGGAGAGCGCCCAGCTCGCCGGGCGACTGGGCCTGCCGTTCGCGGCGAACTACCATGTCTCGCCGGGAACCGTCCTGGAAACCGTTGCGGCCTATCGGGGTTCGTTCGTTCCGTCGGAGCGGTACCCGGCTCCGTACCTGGTGGTGTCGGCGGATGTCGTTGTCGCCGAGGACGATGCGACCGCCCGCCATCTCGCCTCGACCTACGGCCACTGGGTGTACAGCATCCGCAGCGGCGCCGGTGCGGCCGCATACGAGGATCCGGACACCGCCGTTCCCCTCACCGAGCAACAGCAGCGCCTGGTCCACGACCGCATCACCACCCAGTTCGTCGGCGGCCCCGACACCGTCGCCGAACGCCTCAGCGCTCTCCAACAGCTCACGGGCGCAGACGAATTGGTTGTCACCTCGGTGACCCACCGCCACGAGGACCGGCTGACCTCCCACCGCCTGCTGGCACGGGAATGGGGGTTGTCGCACGTCCGCGCGGCGTGA
- a CDS encoding SDR family oxidoreductase yields MKDLTGRKCLITGAASGIGRATALAAARKGAHLVLTDIAEDGLNETVRLVETGGGHVSVAQALDVSDYEAVAAWADRVHAEYGALDVVMNIAGIATWGTVENLGHRHWRSVIDVNLMGPIHIIENFLPPMVRAGRGGHLVNVSSAAGLFGLPWHAAYSASKFGVRGMSEVLRFDLERHGIGVSLVVPGAVRTPLVNTVQIVGVDRGDPRVRRLTGLFEGHAVAPERAADRIIAGIEHNRYLVHTSLDIRLAYWFTRKFALPYEIVMRIANRRFSKLLATSDTLSATR; encoded by the coding sequence ATGAAGGACCTGACCGGCCGGAAATGCCTGATCACCGGCGCGGCCAGCGGCATCGGCCGGGCCACCGCCCTGGCCGCGGCGCGCAAGGGGGCGCACCTCGTCCTCACCGATATCGCCGAGGACGGCCTGAACGAAACGGTCCGGCTGGTAGAGACCGGCGGCGGGCACGTGTCGGTGGCGCAGGCACTCGACGTGTCGGACTACGAGGCGGTCGCGGCGTGGGCCGATCGGGTGCACGCCGAATACGGCGCGCTCGACGTCGTCATGAACATCGCCGGCATCGCCACCTGGGGCACCGTGGAGAATCTCGGCCATCGGCACTGGCGATCGGTCATCGATGTGAATCTGATGGGGCCGATCCACATCATCGAGAACTTTCTGCCCCCGATGGTGCGGGCCGGGCGCGGCGGGCATCTGGTCAACGTGTCCTCGGCCGCGGGGCTGTTCGGCCTGCCGTGGCATGCCGCCTACAGCGCCAGCAAGTTCGGAGTGCGCGGGATGTCGGAGGTGCTGCGGTTCGATCTGGAGCGGCACGGCATCGGCGTCAGCCTGGTGGTGCCGGGCGCGGTGCGCACGCCGCTGGTGAACACCGTGCAGATCGTGGGGGTGGACCGCGGCGACCCCCGGGTGCGGCGGCTGACCGGGCTGTTCGAGGGACATGCGGTGGCGCCGGAGCGGGCCGCCGACCGGATCATCGCGGGCATCGAGCACAACCGCTACCTGGTGCACACCTCGCTCGACATCCGCCTCGCCTACTGGTTCACCCGCAAGTTCGCGCTGCCCTACGAGATCGTCATGCGGATCGCGAACCGCCGGTTCAGCAAGTTGCTGGCGACCTCCGACACGCTGTCCGCCACGAGATAG